CATCATAGCTgacatgaacaacaacaacaaaaatgttcttaAAACTTTGTGGGGGTTCTGGGGATTGTCGAACTCCATCAGTTacagttgccttataccaagccgtacccttggtccatctagctcagtactgtcgacactgactggcagtggctctccgaggttccaggcaggagtctctcccagccctacctggagatgctgccagggagtgaagctggaactttctgcgtgcaaagccGGGGCTCTACCAGGAGGAATCAACCTTTCCCACCCTCACTTCTTTTTTTCTTATAGACATTGACCAGGCCAGCCATGATCTTCCACCTGAGCACCAAGCTTACCTAGAGAAGGCACTTGGCTGCTACTGCTCAATACCCACCGGACTCAGGCAAAAAatcccaaataaataaattttttaaaaatggatttagcCCACaactgcagctctccaaggcctcaGGCAGAAGTATTTCTCGGTCTGGCTATCTGCAATTCTCTTAACTGGAAAATGAACTTGGGATACATGAAGAGGATGTATCCCGAGCATGACCCTCCCCGGATCATGTCCCTCCTCAATGAAGGCAGGATGTATGCCTTgaaaagctgcctctccttggcaAATGATTTCTCCTTACCCGCCCACGGCATACAGCTTGTTCCCAATGGCTGCGACGCCCACCCTGGCCCGGCGTGTGGACATGGAAGCCACCATGTGCCAGCGGTCTGTCCGGGTGTCGTAGGCCTCACAGTCTCCATGGATGGCAAACAGGCTGCCTCCACCTGCAAGAAAACACAGCAGGCAGCATGAATCACCGGAAACCAACAGAAGACTGGGGAAATGGAACGGTTCCATTGCCTCATGGACACCAAGTCAACTTGGGCTCAGTCCACAGAGGATTATTTCCAAAGCACTGAAAGCTGCTTGGATTTGGATTCTGAGGGAAGCTCTCTTATTTTGAAGGAAGCGCTCTCCAAGACCCTTCCCTTATTTCCTGAGGTTTGGTCGTTCCTCCTTACCCACAGCAAAGAGCACAGTGCTGGCCCCCTCGCAGCGCCGGGGTCGGGTCCTGCTGTTGCTCAGCACCCCGCGCTGCTCGGGCATGAGGTGATACTTGAGGGCCTCAATGAGAAGGTCCTTGCACTCCGAATGGTGCCTCACGAGGAGTTCGGTGTCCACGTTGCTCATCAAGAAGTCACGGCTGAGGAGGGGAAGCCGGACACACTTCATGAGCTGTGAAGAGAAAGGCACGTTGGGATGAAGCGAGGAGGAAATGTCAACACCGGCCAGACTGACTGTGCCAAGATCAGGAGCCATAATCACAAATGTGGACATGCAAGAACaactatcataggaacataggaagctgccatgtactgagccagaccactggtccatctagctcagtattgtcttcacagagtggcagcggcttttccaaggttgcaggcaggaatctctcccagccctatcttggagatgctgccaaggagggaacctggaaccttctgcttttcccagagcggctccagtgCTCACaatatatcttccagtgctcacacttccagtctcccattcatatgcaaccagggtggaccctgcttagctaaggggacaagtcatgcttgctactaccagaccagctctcctctctgtcctgTGAGAGAACTAGGAGGGAGAGCTGGCCGGCCAAGAAAGTGCCACACACTAGCTCCTGGGCTGGCTTAGAATTGCCCCACCACTAAATCACCACATTCAGTCTGGATTGCAGGAGGAGCCAGGGGAAGGACTATAAACAGGAGGTGGGCTATTCCCAAGAGTCCCCCCTCAGCAGACTGCAGTTGGAGCTTGAGTGAGGTCCATCCCCAATTCCTTCCTTGAGGCGGGCCACCGAGTCCGGTGCGGCCCCCATAAAAATCCACCATACTGGCTGCATTGGTGAAATGAAATCCCAGACTTGACGATGGGCAATTATTCCTTCTCGtaatgttcctttcccccacaTGGGGGTGCTCATAACACAACAACATTGGAAACCCGGATATGTGGCTAAGACATACGGTGAAAAGCTCCATGTCTTGAATTAACGGGGATCTGCGTTATGTCcgaatgctgactcagctataaccacCGTTTCATGCCTATTTGGTggccgggcagcagggagggtctcccctctccttcaactggagtttggctggccacagttTGGTGAACGTCTGCAGTGCCGTTTGGAATTAAGAATGGAAACCTTGGCCATGCTTTTCTCCAGTTAActtgtatgtctgaactgggccaatgaCAAAAATTAAGCTCCACTAGGATGAAACCATAGAAAGAAACAggattccccagatgttgttaactacaactcccttcattatgtttgatctaagatcgtaaataaacaactaactcccttcattcccagctgcaatggccttcatctggggattatgagagttgtagtcaacaacatctgggaatccctgttacagggaacactggtccccctCTTATTCTCGCTCAAGAAAGGCTTTCAATGgtaggggaagaggaggaatttGCCAGACGTTGCTCATGCCACAACACGGGCATGTTGGCACTGTGAGAATGGATGCACCTGGGCACCTTCCCTCCATCTCAGACTCTTGTATCGGAGCTGAAGCCACGCTTGGCCACATACCCTGGGGATATGCTGCCTCCTACTATCCACGTCATGCTTCACCCAGCTCAAGACGGCTCGGTAGACTTCTTCTTCCGAGGGCACATTGAGGCTGTCACTGGAGATGAGGTCCAACACCTAAGGGGCAAGGGGGGGGATGAAAAATCTGGGTTAGCCTACACACTGAGCCTGAGCGGAAGGAAGAGGATTCCAAGCATCACCTATCTGTGCTGCGCCCTCCACGCTCCCCAGGGCTGAATGCAAACCTGCTCCAATGCCACGTTATGCCTTCTGCCGGCAAGGCTCAAGCTTTGAATTCAAGGGTGTAGGTACAACTGAACAAGGGGCAGGCCAACAgatgggcccctgagggagaaggGGTCCGCTCTCTAAGCCACAGCTTGCCCTTCTCTCTCCCGACCCCACCGCTCcaaagaggaaggagggaaagagagaaggcaGGGTCCCACCTTCATTTTTTGTTTCCGGGGCCTACTCCAATCTTGCATGGAccgtaaaaaaaaccccattcctaTCTTGCTACGCCCCTTGTTTCAATTAATTTGGATATTCTCTGGAAAGGACTTTGAGGTGGGGCAGAATGGAAGGAGACAGGCAAGTGGGCTTCCAGAACAAGAGACACAGAGAAACTGGCCGCAGGTTGGGGAGGTTGGGGAAGGGAAAAGACACAGAGATGTTCAGGACTCTTCCATCTCTCCCCGCTCCCTTTGAGCACTGACAATCCCTCTCAGCGCCCCACCCTCCAGGTTTTGAGATTTCACCAGGCAATGCTCATTCATTTCCAAGCAGACTAGAaaccttttgtttaaaaaagagaATGAAATAAAAGGTTCATTCTGATTGCTGCACCACTCCAAACCCACAGAAGGATACTCGCCGCCCTCCTAAGAGTAAAGTCAGCGATATGAACCACTGTCTTATACCGAGCTGGACAATTGGTCTACCTCAGTACCGCTCACTCCGATTAGCAGCCGGGTCTCAAGCAAAGGCCTTTCTCAGTCTTGAGGTCCTTTTATCTAGAGGCACCACCGACTgcgcctgggatcttctgcatgcagagcatgtgccCAAAcaactgagctatgccccctccCTGAAACAGCCCTTCTCACATCTCCCCAACTGCAGAGGGCATCACAGTGGAGCCTGCCAAGGGTCGAGTGCGCCCGAGGGCAATCTGGCACCGTGCCACTAGCACAGGCAGGAAGGGCCTCATGGAAACATTGACTGTGCTTTAGTTCttaaaagagagggagggagagactggtGTTCTCTTACAGCATGAAAAACTGATGAGGTCAGcgtacacacacccctctctaccAGCTGTACAGATTTGTCTTTGCCTTGGAAAGTCATGTGGGCACTGTGGTTGCTAAGGGGCAGGGACctccctattttaaaaaaaatatttattttttttaataactgGTGTGGCTGGGAGGAACCAACTCTCTTCCACGACCCCCTGCTTCTGACCTCCCTTGCCGCAGTAGGTACAGTACAAGCTGTTTTTCCTCTAACACACAACAAAAGCCGTTTTTGTtgttgcaaaacaaacaaacaaaaaccgccccccgccccccatttctaacatcaaagaacttggggaaaaacctagtcttgggctCAAGTAAATACCGTATATGGATTGTTGTTTGCAATGCTGGATAACAGCCTCTGAAACTCGAATATGCAAACAAACCCCCTCACCCCTGTAACTTACCTAAATATACACAATATTCATATATACAaggtggatatctgaaggaccacctgctcccaagggtttctgcccacttggcAAGATCATtaaagggggctctgctccacgtgccGATGGTGAGAGGCTTGGTTGTcgagcatgcgggacagggccttctcagtcatggccccAGGTTTTAGAATGCTCTCCTAGCTGGAATCTATCTCCTTGACAGTTttcaggaaaaaagaaaaagacgtggctcttcatccaggcttttgaatggatgtattgtttttactgctgctgctttgtgttttatgtattattgtttctgtttttatggGTTATTAAAATTTTAAGTAGGGATTGTTttcatatttatattatctgtacttttgtattttaatttatgcattgttttaatttttgagatcatctgtacctttgtatatGAATTATGCAttgctttaattatattgtaaatcgCTCTGAGCTTACTTTAACAAAAAGCGGTGTATAAGCTGAAGAAGCAGCTTTTCAAACTTCCTTGAAAACCTGAAGCGACCATGAAGAGGGAAGGCGTTTCGCTACCTGCTTCAGAGGCAGAAGCATGAACTCCTCCGTCTTGGAGACGTCCACGAAGTGCTGGAGGACATACTTGTGGGCCGACTTCAGCAGATCGCTGCAGGAGTGGGTGTCCGCGAAGCCCCGTATGCCCAGGCAATTGGATGGGTCTAGCTGACTCAGCAGGAACTTGCAGCAGGCATCCCGAACCCCATTCAGCTGCAAGAGGCTGGCAGCAGGGAGCAGCGTCTTCAGCGGCAGAAGAAAAAGACTGGTTAGGTGAGTCCCCTTCACCCTTAGCTCAGTCTTGGCGTCCCTGTTGCAAAGGAACAACTGAGGCCCAAGTTCTTCTCCCACCTCTCTCCCGCAGAGTGATTTAAAAGCAGTTCTTCACGCAGAACGTGTTCTTGGGAACCCAAGTATGACTCAACAGCGTAGCAGGAACTTCAATAAGATCAGTAACAACAGAGGAGCTTTCCTGAACATTCACACAAGATACTTATCTGCAGCAGGACCAGTGgtggccattgcagctagggatgctgggagttgtgaaAAACACCGTATGGAGAACACCAACTAGGACCATTGACCATTTGGCTCTGTCCCTCCCAGGACTGCTTCCACCCATTCCACCTGGTCACTGCTGATGATCTCTTAACTGGCTCATTTTTCTtctctgttttttaaatcttGGTACAGTGCTTAGATTATAACATTTTTAAGCACTTTAAAGATAACCAGAGCCAGCACGGGGTAATGGTTACAGTGTCGGAGTTAGAGTAGCAGAAAGACCCggccgggttcaaatccctgctcagccatgaagctcatctGGGTGACTTGGGCCAGTTGGTTGTCATGCAAATACATCCCTTCTGCCTGGGAAAAGGAGGTGACTTTGGGGCCTGAAGGATTATTTCTGCCTTGGGGTCTCAGTTAAGGTAACCTCCTCCTCCAGCAAGAGTCTGTTTcctggcagaaaggaggcaaatCTATGACGTCActttctctcgcagcctaacctaccttacaggatcgTCGCAAGGATAAAACGTGGAGTGGGAACCTAGCACCTGAATCTCCGAGAATAGAGAAGGCTACCTctctaaagaaagaaaaagacgaCTACCTGCTTACCTGAACGTTCCCTTCTCCCACCACGATCTCAGCTGTGTAGGCATACTGCACCAACTGCTCCAGCGCTTGGGGGTCAATGTCATGCAGAGTGACGTGCGTCTGTCGACTTTCGCTCATCTCATCTGCGGCAACAAGGACACACATGGGAGGATCCCATGAGACCAGCCTCAAAGCCGTCACACAGGCAGGGGAGGGAACTGCACCTCCCGCAAAGCTCACGACTAGTTTTTTGTGGTGCGCAGgaacacacaacaacacacaacaGTTCATCAGAGCCTTGGATGTGTCTCACtctggggtggggccatagctctgtgacagagcacaGGGTCTGCCTACAGATCCCAGTTAAAAGACTTTCAATAGGGCGGCTGGGAGATACCCTGGCTTCGGACCTTAGAAAGCTTCTCTaggcagggcagggaaagacccaTGCCTGAAAacccagagaagccactgccagtcagtgtagaccaatgCTGCTcaaccagccctcctgcagatgtcggactacaactcccatcatccccatttgccattgtggctgggggtgatgggagttgtagtccaaaagcagctggagggctgaagttgtgcagccgtggtgcagacaatactgagctagatggaccaagagtttgACACGGGATAAGGcggcttccaatgttcctaaagctgctgccagccagagaaaggagaggaatcaatcagtggtctgattcaggaaACCAACAGCGTGTAATAAAGtttcactttaaaacaaaaagggtatgtttctagcccttatgattGCAAAAATCTGCTTGGAAGTGGGGCAACAGCTGCACAGTTTTAATGGGGGGCccaagcccaccccccaccccatgccaggAAATACATACAATTATGCAAAATGGTACAAGAGATAAAAATTATGCACAAGAGTAAGAAAAACTGCAGAGCCAATTATGCAAAAGAAGACTGGATTCATGATCCTTagatctgtttgtttttattttggggTCGGTTAAGTATCGTTTTATGGCCAGTAGACCAAaataaattcaatttttaaaaaaaaaaatgttttaaagagaGATACGATGCAAGTCAGCATTTGCATAATCTAGACAGGCTGCAGAACCCGGCTCAGCAGGGCACGGACTGCTCAAGCGCGGGATTCCCATTGGGCTGAGCACAGGATTCACGCAGCCCCGGGAAAGGGGCTCCGAGGAGATACTTGCTCGTGAACATGGCGTGGAAGTAAGGGCTGCAGGAAGCCAGCACCACTTTGTGGGCCTTGATCTCCTTGGTGGCCACGTGCAAGACGATGTCGCAGAGGAGGCCCCGCTGCCGCATGCGGTTCATACAGACGAAGGCGTCGTGGTAGTGCCGCTTGGAGTTGTGGGAGATGCTGTGGCCGTCCCGGTTCAGGAGCTGCATTCCgctctccatggttgcaggcggGTCACTCCTGGCTCTCGGCAGTGCCCTTTCGGCCTCGCTGCGGAGACAGCCCCCCAAACAAGACACAGCAAGTCAGGACCTCAGCAAGCCGAGGAAGTGAGGTGGCCCCAAGAGGAGAGGCTCAGGGATCCCAGGGAACAGGATCGGCACAGGACAGCAAGGGCGGGCAGAAGGTCATTGTAGACTTCTGGGCGATTTGCAGAAGATTGTTAAGGGATTCGgactccctgctttttaaaaacagcaagcgAAAGGAAAACGATACGGTCAAAGCTGGCCCCGTACTAATTTTGCGCCTTTCTCAGTATTCCCcacccgtgttccctctaacagggattcccagatgttgtggactacaactcccataatgcgcagccagaggccactgtagccggggatgttgggagttgtagccacatctgggaatccctgttagagggaacaatgttcCTCACCCTGCAAAATAGGAGCACTCAAGTCGGTTGTCTTTGACCAGGTCTTTATGCAGCTCTGTATGCCAGTTTTAGAGTGGCGTGTAAACACACCTGATCTGTCATAATTCAGATATAGCTTGTACTTTTTTTGAAAGTTATCCCTTCACTCAACGAAAAAACCAttctaaggggatggagccgcggctcagtcagtggtagagcatctgctttgcatgcagaaggtcccaggttccctccctggcagcatctccaagataggtctgagagagaccccggcctgaacccttggagaagcctctgccagtcagcacagacaatactgagctagatggtccaagggggGCTGACTCCGTAtcgggcagcttcctacgtccctagCCAGTTTTTGTGTTCAGGTCAACTCCTGAATCCCATAACCggttcagattgcccacaagacCCGTTGCCGCACACCCAGGCCATCCCTCCACGCACACCCTATCCGTCATGACCCACGAGCGATTCGCTAGCGGTTCTCATAAAAAGGAGCCATTGACAACCATTCAGCAGACCAGCCTGCAATCTGTCCGCCCTCGCATCCTGGCAACGAGTCACACGCACGTTCTTCCAGGCCTGGATGTTTTTCACAGACACCTACACACACCAGACTGCAAGGGGAAATGTGTATGCGTGCAAGTCTAAAAATAGCTGTTCCTCAGCTCTGGGGAAAGGAACCCGCTTAATTTATTCTTGCAAATAGCGGGGCATAAGTTGGAGAAGGAAGTGGCAAAGATGACGGAGGCAAGTGCGGgagtaaaaagaatcaccatcCCAATCGCCTCCTGCTCCCCGCTCCTCCAAGTCAACAGACACATGCAGGAGGATTTCAGACTTCCAGGCAGACTGAAAACAAAACGTCAAGATGGGAAGAGGGCGCTTCctgtggtggaggggagagggaactcCATCCTCATCTAGAAGAAAGGAAAGCATTGGGTGATGATGGCTGAATGGATCTGACTCTTGAAAGTCGCCTACACACTGCTGatcgtgtgtgtgcgcgcgtgtgtatgtgagagagaagcCCGTGCAATTTAAAGCCGCCAAGGCATAATGCACAGCGGGCTTGTTAATTAATGTTTGCAAAGTAAACGGCGGCGGAAGCACACAGTGTAATTATGACTGGTAGAGGGTGGGTCATATACTCCCACACAGCAGCAGTATTTCAGCAGGTGAGGATTTGCAACACTCAGTGCTTCGATTTCTCTTCTCCCGGGTGAGAtcacccatttcttgagagagGAATGTTTGCGGGCTGGCCCCTCTCCaggtgttatttatttaacactagaaccaaggaacagcccaaggcctatctagtccagcactctgtttctgacagtggcccaccaggtgcccctgggaaccccacaagcaggagatgaaggcctgccccctctcctgctggtgatcctctgcagctggtattcagaggtggcctatagccaccaagacCATTAGCCACGGATAGACTTTGTCTAAGCCCAGCTTAAActcccatccaagctggtgaccctcaccacatcctgcggcagagaattccatagattaatgatgtgccgtgtgaaaaagtgcttccttttgtcagccctaaatttccaggcaaatcagtttcatgggatgacctctggttgtAGTGCTGTGTGAAAGCGAGCAAGATTCCTCCCTATCCGTGACCACCCTTGGGATTGCCCACATGTGTCTCCACATCACCACTTCCATGTGGCACCTATGAGCTACTAGCCCAATGTAAGTCAGGACAGAAGCAGAACTAGATAAACCCACGATTTGACCACCAGGTACCATCTCTCAGTGGCACAGCACACAGCTTGCATGCAACAGGTCCCAATCCCTGGCGGTCTCCAATTCATGGCTCAAATGGCGGCGGCTGCCAAGACCCCTCCATTGAGACCCCAGAGACTCACTGCAAGTCCGAGCAGACAATACTCTGACATGAAACGCAGGTTGGGCTgaaagagacccctgcctgaaaccttggagagccactgccagtcagttcaaagaatactgagcgagatggatggAGGGTCTGACTCCCTATGTTCTTAACGCCTCGCTGCTCAAAAGTAGCCAACTGTCTATGCACCAAAGGCCCAGTTACGAGAACGGACAAACAGAAACTGCCAGCAGTACGGAGACCAGATTCTAAccctttccttttcttgaacAAATAttaatctctctctgtgtgtgtccgtatgtgcatgtgtgcacacaccatACATAAATCTGTAACACACTGCGAGGCAAGGGGAAAATGTTTGCACAGGTGCAGGGCAGCGGAGCGTGGTCCTGCAGAACGAAGCCAGGAGCCCCAAGCGAAGTCTGTTCCATCAAATACACACACAGGGAATATTTCCAGGGGGAACAGATGCAGGGGGATATCCCTGTTACGAAGGCAGGGCAGAGATAAGGCTCCCCACTCTCACGCCACGAGAAATGAATCCGCCACTTTCTCTGTCAGGCCCAGAAGGAGCACAGACTTCTGTCTGCGCTGCCAAGGGAGCCCGAGTGCATGTGACCACCTTTTCCTCCTGACTGGAGCCCCGAAGGAGTCTCCGTTGAGACAGAGCAGAAGCCGGAGGTCTGCAGCACACAATGAGGCgcaatgaggtaggaggagaaaaCGAAGGCGATTCTCCAGAACAGGGTCtctgaaccttgggcccccagacgtggttgggctacaactcccagaatccccagccacaaaggccacgtctggggattctgggagttgtagtccttcaacatctggggggcccaggttaagaatccctgctccagaacatagcaagctgccttataccgagtcagaccattggcccattgaACGCAGTCTtgcctacactgtctggcagcagttcAAGGTCCcgagcaggagtctttcctagcccttcttggagatgctgccagggattgaacccaggtccctcctgcatgcagagtagaagctctagcactgagctatgcccacccaccccggctgtggaatgccctccttaGAAGAGTGTGCC
The genomic region above belongs to Hemicordylus capensis ecotype Gifberg chromosome 16, rHemCap1.1.pri, whole genome shotgun sequence and contains:
- the KLHL17 gene encoding kelch-like protein 17, whose amino-acid sequence is MESGMQLLNRDGHSISHNSKRHYHDAFVCMNRMRQRGLLCDIVLHVATKEIKAHKVVLASCSPYFHAMFTNEMSESRQTHVTLHDIDPQALEQLVQYAYTAEIVVGEGNVQTLLPAASLLQLNGVRDACCKFLLSQLDPSNCLGIRGFADTHSCSDLLKSAHKYVLQHFVDVSKTEEFMLLPLKQVLDLISSDSLNVPSEEEVYRAVLSWVKHDVDSRRQHIPRLMKCVRLPLLSRDFLMSNVDTELLVRHHSECKDLLIEALKYHLMPEQRGVLSNSRTRPRRCEGASTVLFAVGGGSLFAIHGDCEAYDTRTDRWHMVASMSTRRARVGVAAIGNKLYAVGGYDGTSDLATVESYDPVTNSWQTEVSMGTRRSCLGVAALHGLLYAAGGYDGASCLNSAERYDPLTGTWTSIAAMSTRRRYVRVATLDGNLYAVGGYDSSSHLATVEKYEPQINTWTPIANMLSRRSSAGVAVLEGMLYVAGGNDGTSCLNSVERYNPKTNTWESVAPMNIRRSTHDLVAMDGWLYAVGGNDGSSSLNSIEKYNPRSNKWVAASCMFTRRSSVGVAVLELLNFPPPSSPTLSVSSTSL